A window of the Fusarium poae strain DAOMC 252244 chromosome 3, whole genome shotgun sequence genome harbors these coding sequences:
- the PRE3 gene encoding Proteasome subunit beta type-1 (MEROPS:MER0001645~BUSCO:45369at5125), with protein MEFGNAGVLNEDGIHVDMDRLKKGEVNLGTSIMAVTFKDGVILGADSRTTTGAYIANRVTDKLTRVHDTIWCCRSGSAADTQAVADIVQYQLGLFAMTNGKPPMTQTAASIFQEICYANKDRLSAGLIIAGWDERFGGQVYSIPLGGSLHKQAYAIGGSGSTYIYGYCDANWREGMEKDDAVNFVKGALREAIKWDGSSGGVIRMVVLTKEGADRHLYLPDTDYAVRHE; from the exons ATGGAATTTGGCAACGCTGGAGTGTTGAATGAGG ACGGTATCCATGTAGATATGGATCGTCTCAAGAAGGGAGAGGTTAA CTTGGGAACGTCGAT TATGGCAGTTACTTTCAAGGATGGTGTCATTCTGG GTGCGGATTCACGAACAACGACCGGTGCCTACATCGCAAACCGAGTGACAGACAAATTGACGAGAGTACACGACACCATTTGGTGCTGCCGATCCGGTTCAGCTGCCGATACTCAGGCTGTCGCCGATATTGTTCAATACCAACTTGGACTGTTCGCCATGACCAACGGAAAGCCTCCCATGACACAGACCGCTGCGTCAATCTTCCAGGAGATTTGCTACGCCAACAAGGACCGCCTATC TGCCGGTCTGATTATTGCTGGTTGGGATGAGCGATTCGGTGGTCAAGTCTACTCCATTCCTCTGGGTGGTTCTCTCCACAAGCAGGCGTATGCCATTGGTGGATCCGGATCGACTTACATCTACGGCTACTGTGACGCCAACTGGCGAGAGGGCATGGAGAAGGACGATGCGGTCAACTTCGTCAAGGGAGCTTTGAGGGAGGCCATCAAGTGGGATGGCAGCTCCGGTGGTGTTATTCGTATGGTTGTTCTCACCAAGGAAGGAGCAGACCGACACCTGTACCTCCCTGACACCGACTACGCTGTGCGGCATGAGTAA
- a CDS encoding hypothetical protein (TransMembrane:1 (i7-25o)~BUSCO:56313at5125), with protein MARRQHLTLTFILVLGVFFTLSYFFSGPTRSVLLPKLQNDVELPLKEASRSEFVADLNAMPAGLLQGESIAPKLENATLKAELGHATWKFLHTMMARFPDKPTKEDRMALETFMHLFARLYPCGQCAEHFRQLLAQYPPQTSSRNAAAGWLCFAHNIVNERVHKPLFDCENIGDFYDCGCGDKDKKEGVEGVAGEGPDQELHKH; from the exons ATGGCCCGTCGACAGCACTTAACTTTGACCTTTATACTGGTCCTAGGAGTCTTTTTCACATTGTCTTATTTCTTCTCTGGTCCTACACGCAGTGTCCTTCTTCCCAAACTTCAAAATGACGTTGAATTGCCCCtgaaagaagcttctcgatcTGAGTTCGTGGCCGACCTCAACGCTATGCCTGCGGGTCTCCTCCAGGGCGAGTCTATTGCACCTAAGCTTGAAAACGCGACATTAAA AGCTGAGCTCGGCCACGCGACGTGGAAGTTCCTCCACACAATGATGGCTCGATTCCCCGATAAACCGACCAAGGAGGATCGTATGGCACTCGAGACTTTTATGCACCTCTTCGCCCGACTTTATCCTTGCGGCCAGTGTGCGGAGCATTTCCGACAGCTGCTTGCCCAATACCCTCCCCAGACAAGCAGTCGCAACGCAGCCGCTGGTTGGCTGTGCTTTGCTCATAATATCGTCAACGAGAGGGTACATAAGCCTCTGTTCGATTGTGAGAATATCGGAGACTTCTACGATTGTGGCTGTGGTGATAAGGATAAGAAGGAGGGCGTTGAGGGTGTCGCAGGTGAGGGGCCTGATCAAGAGCTGCACAAACACTAG